Proteins found in one Carassius auratus strain Wakin chromosome 42, ASM336829v1, whole genome shotgun sequence genomic segment:
- the LOC113060577 gene encoding radical S-adenosyl methionine domain-containing protein 2 has protein sequence MLTSNQVGFAAMLMQFCFKNVNSFLAALLGWILRVSGTQMQHTPVGNISRPKTGTKEQKEGSSTQLTRTPSSVNYHFTRQCNYKCGFCFHTAKTSFVLPIEEAKRGLRLLKEAGMEKINFSGGEPFIHEKGNFLGELVRYCKQELQLPSVSIVSNGSLIRETWFQKYGDYLDILAISCDSFNEDTNKVIGRGQGKKSHLDKLHQVQNWCREYKVAFKINSVINTYNVDEDMTEQINNLNPVRWKVFQCLLIEGENAGENSLREAEKFIISDQQFQDFLDRHQSVKCLVPESNQKMRDSYLILDEYMRFLDCREGRKDPSKSILDIGVEEAIKFSGFDEKMFLVRGGKYVWSKADMKLDW, from the exons ATGTTGACATCAAACCAAGTTGGTTTTGCTGCAATGTTAATGCAATTTTGTTTCAAGAATGTCAACAGCTTCTTAGCAGCCCTTTTGGGATGGATTTTGCGGGTGTCTGGCACGCAGATGCAACATACGCCTGTTGGAAACATCAGTCGCCCGAAGACTGGCACCAAAGAGCAGAAAGAGGGCTCCAGCACTCAGCTGACTAGAACTCCAAGCAGTGTAAACTACCACTTTACCCGGCAGTGCAATTACAAATGCGGCTTTTGCTTCCACACTGCGAAGACATCTTTCGTCCTGCCCATTGAAGAAGCAAAGCGAGGCTTACGACTTCTCAAAGAAGCAG GAATGGAAAAGATCAACTTCTCGGGCGGAGAGCCCTTCATTCACGAGAAAGGCAATTTTCTGGGAGAGTTGGTGCGATATTGCAAGCAGGAGCTGCAGCTGCCCAGCGTCAGCATCGTGAGCAACGGCAGTCTGATCAGAGAAACCTGGTTCCAGAAATACG GTGACTACTTGGACATCCTGGCCATATCTTGTGACAGTTTTAACGAGGACACCAATAAAGTCATAGGTCGAGGTCAGGGCAAGAAGAGTCACCTGGACAAACTACATCAAGTTCAGAACTGGTGCCGGGAATATAAGGTGGCTTTCAAAATCAACTCAGTTATCAATACCTACAATGTGGATGAAGATATGACCGAGCAGATCAATAATCTGAACCCAGTGCGCTGGAAG GTCTTCCAGTGTCTGCTAATTGAAGGTGAAAACGCAGGGGAGAACAGCCTCCGCGAGGCCGAGAAATTCATCATTAGCGATCAGCAATTCCAAGACTTCCTGGACCGCCACCAGAGCGTGAAGTGTCTGGTTCCAGAGTCCAATCAAAAG atgagaGACTCTTACCTGATTCTTGATGAATAT ATGCGCTTCTTGGATTGCCGAGAGGGGAGGAAAGATCCGTCAAAGTCAATTCTGGATATCGGTGTGGAAGAGGCCATCAAGTTTAGTGGTTTTGATGAGAAGATGTTCCTCGTAAGAGGGGGGAAATATGTGTGGAGCAAAGCTGATATGAAACTGGACTGGTGA